From a single Acidobacteriota bacterium genomic region:
- the dapF gene encoding diaminopimelate epimerase: MNVWPFWKMTGAGNDFVVGDDDPPPPLSPPELARRVCARRSGIGADGLLLVGRGDPVRVRYWNADGSEAAFCGNGARCAALYAVRRGRARWPARLVLGGHEYEAAPDPRGVRISVDPPARGPIVTVRAAGALRAGRLVTAGVPHVLFESPAVETENLAELRGALAAADAELAARANLTVYAITGPGAALVRTLERGSGETLACGSAALAVAAVLLGGGETCRVVPPSGLPLFVRRRADGRLDLAGEARLVYRGEWLPGED; the protein is encoded by the coding sequence GTGAACGTCTGGCCTTTCTGGAAGATGACGGGGGCCGGCAACGACTTCGTGGTCGGCGACGACGACCCGCCGCCGCCGCTTTCGCCCCCGGAACTCGCCCGGCGGGTCTGCGCGCGAAGGTCGGGGATCGGTGCCGACGGGCTGCTGCTCGTCGGGCGCGGCGATCCGGTCCGAGTGCGCTACTGGAACGCGGACGGCAGCGAGGCGGCCTTCTGCGGCAACGGGGCCCGGTGCGCCGCGCTGTACGCGGTGCGCCGAGGCCGGGCCCGCTGGCCCGCGCGGCTGGTCCTGGGCGGCCACGAGTACGAGGCCGCGCCGGATCCGCGGGGCGTGCGGATCAGCGTGGATCCCCCGGCGAGAGGGCCGATCGTGACGGTTCGGGCCGCCGGCGCGCTCCGCGCGGGACGTCTCGTCACCGCGGGCGTGCCTCACGTGCTGTTCGAATCGCCGGCCGTCGAGACGGAGAACCTCGCCGAGCTGCGCGGCGCTCTCGCGGCGGCGGACGCCGAACTCGCGGCCCGGGCGAACCTCACCGTCTACGCGATCACCGGCCCCGGGGCCGCCCTCGTCCGCACGCTCGAGCGCGGCTCGGGAGAGACCCTCGCTTGCGGGTCGGCGGCGCTCGCCGTGGCGGCCGTGCTGCTCGGCGGCGGCGAGACCTGCCGCGTGGTCCCTCCCTCCGGCCTCCCCCTGTTCGTTCGCCGGAGGGCGGACGGCCGGCTCGATCTCGCCGGGGAGGCGCGTCTCGTCTATCGGGGTGAATGGCTGCCCGGGGAGGACTGA
- the hslU gene encoding ATP-dependent protease ATPase subunit HslU → MPGRPERTRLGDALPAPGVDSLTPSQVVAELDRFIVGQEEAKRAVAIALRNRWRRRQLPPALAEEVLPKNILMIGSTGVGKTEIARRLARLTGSPFLKVEATKYTEVGYVGRDCESMVRDLVEVAIDQVRQQRRRDVAAAAQRAVEDRLLDALAAGRISGEGRERLEAREALRRRLRAGELEAEPVEIEVRAASPPAFKIAGAPGLEEIDIKLGEMMPGLFGPRTTRRRMSVAEARKALQREEEDRRLDAEEIAAEAIRRVEETGILFIDELDKIAGPDAGSHGPDVSRQGVQRDLLPIVEGTIVQTKHGPVRTDHILFIAAGAFHVSKPSDLIPELQGRFPIRVELQRLTREDFERILLEPENSLIRQYQALLEVDGVELSFTREAIAEIARLADEINRQTEDIGARRLATVLERLLEPKLFDAPDRLQGRCEIDADTVRQALQDVVAKTDLARYVL, encoded by the coding sequence ATGCCCGGACGTCCGGAGCGGACGCGCCTCGGTGACGCGCTTCCGGCACCCGGCGTCGATTCGCTGACCCCGTCCCAGGTCGTGGCCGAACTCGACCGGTTCATCGTCGGTCAGGAGGAGGCCAAGCGCGCGGTCGCGATCGCGCTCCGGAACAGGTGGCGGCGCCGCCAGCTTCCGCCGGCGCTCGCCGAGGAAGTGCTACCGAAGAACATCCTCATGATCGGGTCGACCGGCGTGGGGAAGACGGAGATCGCCCGGCGGCTCGCGCGCCTGACCGGCAGCCCGTTTCTCAAGGTCGAGGCGACGAAGTACACCGAGGTGGGTTACGTCGGCCGGGACTGCGAGTCGATGGTGCGCGATCTGGTGGAGGTGGCGATCGACCAGGTCCGGCAGCAGCGGCGGCGCGACGTCGCCGCCGCCGCCCAGCGCGCGGTCGAGGACCGGCTGCTCGACGCGCTCGCCGCGGGCCGGATCTCCGGGGAGGGCCGCGAGCGTCTCGAGGCGCGCGAAGCGCTCCGGCGCCGGCTCCGCGCCGGAGAACTCGAGGCCGAACCGGTGGAGATCGAGGTCCGCGCCGCCTCGCCGCCGGCGTTCAAGATCGCCGGCGCGCCGGGCCTGGAGGAGATCGACATCAAGCTCGGCGAGATGATGCCGGGACTGTTCGGCCCGCGGACGACCCGCCGCCGGATGAGCGTGGCGGAGGCGCGGAAGGCGCTCCAGCGCGAGGAGGAGGACCGCCGTCTGGACGCCGAGGAGATCGCCGCGGAGGCGATCCGCCGCGTCGAGGAGACGGGGATCCTGTTCATCGACGAGCTGGACAAGATCGCCGGGCCGGACGCCGGCTCCCACGGTCCGGACGTCAGCCGCCAGGGGGTGCAACGCGACCTCCTCCCGATCGTGGAGGGAACGATCGTCCAGACCAAGCACGGTCCGGTCAGGACGGACCACATCCTTTTCATCGCCGCCGGCGCCTTCCACGTGTCGAAACCGTCCGATCTGATTCCGGAGCTGCAGGGGCGTTTCCCGATCCGCGTGGAGCTCCAGCGCCTGACGCGGGAGGACTTCGAGCGGATCCTCCTCGAGCCGGAGAACTCGCTCATCCGCCAGTACCAGGCGCTGCTGGAGGTGGACGGCGTCGAGCTGTCCTTCACCAGGGAGGCGATCGCCGAGATCGCTCGGCTGGCCGACGAGATCAACCGGCAGACCGAGGACATCGGCGCCCGGCGGCTGGCGACCGTCCTCGAACGCCTCCTCGAGCCGAAGCTGTTCGACGCCCCGGACCGCCTCCAGGGGCGGTGCGAGATCGACGCCGACACGGTCCGGCAGGCCCTCCAGGACGTGGTGGCGAAGACCGATCTCGCGCGCTACGTGCTGTGA
- the hslV gene encoding ATP-dependent protease subunit HslV — MAVIRSTTVLAVRRGGRVAMAGDGQVTLESTIVKSGARKIRRLGGGAVLAGFAGGAADAFALFSRFEARLEEAGGRLERAAVELVKDWRTDRALRRLEALLLVADRERTLLLSGTGDLIEPDDGTMAIGSGGTAALAAARAMLAHTDLPPEVVAKEALRIAAGLDIYTGGDLVCETLDGGEE; from the coding sequence ATGGCGGTGATCCGGTCGACGACGGTTCTCGCGGTGCGCCGGGGCGGCCGCGTGGCGATGGCGGGCGACGGGCAGGTGACCCTGGAGAGCACGATCGTCAAGTCGGGGGCGCGAAAGATCCGCCGGCTGGGAGGCGGCGCGGTCCTCGCCGGTTTCGCCGGCGGTGCCGCCGACGCTTTCGCCCTGTTCAGCCGCTTCGAGGCGCGGCTCGAAGAGGCGGGCGGCCGGCTGGAGCGGGCGGCGGTGGAGCTGGTCAAGGACTGGCGAACCGACCGGGCGCTGCGGCGCCTCGAGGCGCTCCTCCTCGTCGCCGACCGCGAGCGAACGCTCCTGCTGTCGGGGACGGGAGATCTCATCGAGCCGGACGACGGTACGATGGCGATCGGCAGCGGGGGCACCGCGGCGCTGGCGGCCGCCCGCGCGATGCTCGCCCACACCGACCTGCCGCCCGAGGTGGTGGCCAAGGAGGCGCTGCGGATCGCCGCCGGCCTCGACATCTACACCGGAGGCGACCTCGTCTGCGAAACGCTGGACGGCGGGGAGGAGTGA